The nucleotide sequence TATGTTTCAACGACTGGAAGCTCATCAGATATAATAATTCCAATAACTGATGTATACTATGCTCTTTTTGATAATAATTTTATAAGTATTGCATCAATGTCTGAAAAGGATGCCGGTGAGTATGAGAAACAGGTACAGGCACTTTATGATGAGCGGGAAGCTTCAATTCTTGAAGCGTTGAGAAATGAATTAAGCTCATCCAATACAATATACGAAAACCTCTCTGAGGAAATGCAGGTTTATGAATCATATATTGTTTCTATGCTTCAAAATTCAAACGTTGGGGTATTTGACAGTTCAAAAGTAGATACTGAAAATGATGTTTATAAAAATTGGAAACAGGGAAAGATTTCACTTTCTGAGTATTTAAAAGAGGCAATCGCCTGTGGATGGATCAATACAACTAAACTTGGCAATTCGGAAAAATACCTTGATTCCGAAGAAATATATGATTCACTTTTAAATTTTATTATAAATAAACTTTCTGATGACTTATCTTTTTCTAAAAAAATATATAAATATATGATCTTAAACGATGTCATCAGCGGGAAACAAATCTGTCATATTATGTTTGAGCAGGGTAAACTGAACGATTCGGATGGTAAGCTTGCAGGATTGGACAGTGGAGAGATCAGTGCGTATAATTTTATACTGAAAAGAATAAGATCACTCGAGATAACACCGGCAGATCTTGCTTTGGATCCATGTTCTGGATCATGTGTAGTAACTGATGTAAATACCGGTGAGGTTCTTGCATTGGTTTCTTACCCGAGCTACGATAATTCAAAATTAGCAAACTCAATTGATGCAGCATATTACAGTGCACTTACAGTCGATCAGTCATTGCCTTTGTATAATTATGCTACGCAGCAGGAAACAGCGCCGGGTTCTACATTCAAGCCAGTGTCTGCGACCGCAGGTCTGGAGGAGGGTGTTATATCACCGGGAGAAACCATCGATTGTGTTGGTATTTTTGAGAAGATCACACCGTCTCCTAAATGTTGGATTTATCCTAACGGAACACATGGAAATCTTAATGTGATCGGAGCCATACAGAATTCGTGTAACTTTTTCTTTTATGAGGTTGGCTATCGATTGGCGTCATTAACAGGAAGATATGATAGTGATTCCGGTCTTGCGATCATTAAGAAATATGCAGATATGTATGGCCTTACTGAAAAATCCGGAATTGAAATAACTGAGTCTGAGCCCGAAGTATCTACACAGGACGCAGTTAGATCAGCAATTGGACAGGGTAATCATGCTTATACAACTGTAGGATTATCAAGATACGTAACAACAGTTGCAAATGAGGGAACCTGTTTCAATCTTAGTTTAATAGATAAATTGACGGATTCTGATGGAAGCCTTATAGAAGATTTTGAACCGGATGTTAGAAATTACGTAGACGTCGCAAGCTCAACGTGGGATAATGTACATGAGGGAATGAGAATGGCTGTTGTGGAGGACTATGATGCTTTTGAAGATTTTCCGATAACAGCTGCAGGTAAAACAGGAACGGCACAGCAGATTACAACGAGACCAAACCATGCTTTATTTGTAGGATTTGCTCCTTATGACAAACCGGAGATTTCTATAGCTACAAGAATTGCATATGGATATACTTCGGCGAATGCAGCCGAGGTTTCAAGAGATGTTTTTAAGTATTACTTCAAGCTTGACGATAAAGATAATATTATTACCGGTACAGCCGTTCTTCCGGATAGTGCCGAGATAGGAGATTAATATATGCCCAGAAAATATCGATTGAAGAATTATGATTTCCTTCTGGTTTTGCTGGCTGTATTGATTTCCATATATGGCATATTTATAATTGGCAGTGCAAAAACATCTTTTCAGCCCAGACAGATAGGTGGCCTTTGTCTCGGAATTGCTTTAATGGTAGTGATATCATTAGTAGATTACCAGACAGTGCTGAATTTTTATTGGGTTTTCTATATTTTAAATATTGTATTACTTTTGGCTGTTCAGTTTTTTGGACGAGAGGTAAATAATGCAACAAGATGGATTTCGATTGCCGGTATACAGTTTCAGCCGTCAGAGGCAACAAAATTTTTGTTGATTTTATTTTTTGCAAAGCTTATTATGAAATTTAAGGATAAAATCAGCAGGTTCGGAGTGCTTTTGATACTTATAGCACTTTTTGCGGCTCCATGGTATCTGGTATATAGTCAGCCTGATCTATCAACAAGTATTGTAATTTTTTTGATATTTGTTAGTATGATATTTATAGGAGGTTTAAGCTGGAAAATCATCGGCGGTGTACTGGCTGTTACGGTACCGCTCGCAATTATAGGTCTTGTTCTTGTTATTCAGCCTAATCAGCAGATAATAAAAGGCTACCAGCAGACAAGAATCCTGGCTTGGCTTGATCCTGAAAAGTATTCTAATCAGGAAGCTTATCAGCAGCAAAATTCGATTACTGCGATTGGATCTGGTCAGTTAACAGGTAAAGGCTATAAAAATAATGAGGTTGCATCAGTTAAGAATGCTAACTTTATATCAGAGCCTCAAACAGACTTTATATTTGCAATAGTTGGAGAAGAACTTGGTTTTATGGGTTCTATGGCTATTGTCATATTAGTAATGGCTATAATACTGAGGATAGTTCAAATTGGTTTTGGAGCAGATGATTTGTCTGGCACACTTGTGTGTGCCGGTGTGGCAGCACACATCGGCTTCCAGACTTTTATGAATATTGCCGTTGCGACGGGACTAATGCCTAATACAGGTATTCCTTTACCGTTTATCAGCTATGGTATGACATCTCTTGTTTGCCTGTTTATGGAAATAGGTGTTGTATTGAATATCGGATTACAGAAAATCAGAGAAAATTATTTTGTATTTAGGGCATAATGCTTTAAGGCATTGACACTCGGAGGTGAATTATGAATATAGGACTTGTGGCACATGATGCCAAGAAAAAACTTATGCAGAATTTTTGTATTGCATATCGTGGCATACTTGCCAAGAATGATCTTTATGCGACAGGGACAACCGGAAGACTTATAGAAGAAGTGACCAATCTCAATATTCATAAGTTTCTTGCAGGACATCTTGGCGGCGAGCAGCAGCTTGGAGCACAGATAGAGCATAATCAGATCGATCTGGTGATCTTTTTGCGCGATCCGCTTACGCCAAAGAGAAATGAACCTGATGTAAACAATGTTGTGAGACTTTGCGACGTACATAATATTCCACTTGCTACTAATCTTGCAACGGCTGAATTACTTATTAAATCACTTGACAGAGGAGATCTTGAGTGGCGTGAAATGTATAAGTAATTTTCAGATGCGAGGTCGTTTATCAGGGAAAAGACTTTTTCCACTACTTATATCTATTGCAGTTTTACTAACAGGATGTGGTTCTAAACACTTTGATTATGCATTTGATGCAAATAATTCACAAAGTGCTTTTAGGTTTGATACATCTAACGAGAATGATATTGCAGATTCTTTTGCTTCGAATTTAGCTGTAGTCAGTGGAGATGTTATAGCAGGAGAAGAGGTTTCAACCGGAGAAAATTCCTATGGATCTGCAATACTGGTTAATTCAGACAGCAATGAAGTTCTTTTTTCAAAAAACGCGAATGCAAAACTCTATCCTGCAAGTATGACTAAGGTTATGACAGCTCTGGTTGCACTGGAGAATTGTGATAAGGATAAAATACTTACGGCAGATGCAAACTGCCTTATATCAGAAGAGGGTGCACAGTTAGCAGGATTACAGGTAGGAGATACAATGACCCTTGATCAGGCCCTTCATATTCTCCTTATTTATTCTGCAAATGATGTTGCAGTAATGATAGCTGATAATATTGGAGGTTCAGTAGAAGGCTTTGCAGATATGATGAATGCCAAAGCAGCACAGTTGGGGGCTACAAATACTCATTTTGTCAATCCGCATGGACTTCATGACGAGAATCATTATACGACCGCTTATGATATGTATCTGATGTTTAATGCAGCATGCAAATACGAAGAATTTACTGAAATAATCAACATGTCCACCTATACAACTTCTTATAAACATGCTAATGGGAACAGCATAGATTTTACATGCAATAGTACAAATCGTTTTATAACCGGTAAAATATACGCGCCCACAAACATTACAGTTATGGGAGGAAAGACAGGAACAACACTTGCAGCAGGTGCGTGTCTTGTAATGCTTTCAAAAGATACCAAGGGCGCTTCATATATTTCCTGTGTAATGAAGGGGACAAATATTGATGCAACTTATGGTAAGACAAAGGCTATGCTGGAAATAATTGAATAGTTTTTAATAGAGAGAATTAAACAGCGTTCTATTTTATGGGACGCTGTTTTTTGTATCCTCTGAGAACCGGCAAAGAGAAAAGGATTAGAAGAAAAAGCAACAGGCAAAATAGCCAAAACTATAGATAGTTATTTAATTAACATGTATACTACTTATTGCACATAAAAGGTTGTATAAATACTTTCTCTATTGTATAATATAACTATACAAAAAGTGCGAAGGTGTTTCGTACTCATAATGAAAACGGCGAAGGAGGACACGGAAATGGTTCAGTTAATTGTTGGGGAAAAAGGTAAGGGAAAAACAAAAGTACTGTTGGATCGCGTAAATGAGACGGTGTCAAGTGCAAAGGGAAATATTCAGTTTGTAGATAAAGATCTTTCGCACATGTATGAGCTTAAAAATAAAATCCGTCTTGTTAATGTAAGCGACTATGACATCACCAACGCTGATGAATTTGTGGGCTTTGTCAGCGGCATTATTTCTGCAGATCATGACCTCGAAGAACTTTTTATTGACAGGTTCTTAAAAGTTTCATTTCTAGATAATATCAGTAATTCTTCTGACTTCCTTCGAAAACTAGATACAATAAGTTCAAAGTTTAATGTTAAAGTAACTATAAGTTTATCCGGTAGCGTAAGTGAACTTCCTGATGACCTTAAAGAGAAAGTTGCTATTGCACTTTGATCTTAAATTTGTTATTTTATTATATAGATTATATGGGCTGCCTAATAGGGCAGCCCTTGTTAATATAAAATAAATCTGAATCCGGGATAACAGATGAAACGCTCCATAGAGAAGAAAAACTACAGAAAAAAGAATAGAAGACGGCGTACAGATAGCGACAGAAGCAGGAAAAGAACAAGACGATATCGCAGTAATGAAAAAAAGATCACGAAGATGCCGAACATGGGACTCTTGAAAATAAATTTTGGAGTTCTTATTTTTCTTGCCTTGGCAATATATCTTGTTTTTATATTAATTTCGTATGCAAGCACAACACATATTGCCGGATACGAGGTTAAGCTCGGTTCTCTTGCTTTGGATACAACAGCCAGAGCTGTATGTGTGCGTGAGGAAAAAATATATACTGCAAATAATGCAGGCTATATAAACTATTATATGAGAGAAGGCGAACGTGCTGCCGGTGGTGAACTTGTTTATGCAATAGATGAAAGTGGTGAACTTTCTGAAAAAATAAATGAAAGCCAGTCAGTAAGTTCAAATATTAAAGAGTCGGATCTTTCCGAATTAAAGAGCGAAATACAAAATTATAAGAATTCGTTTTCTGATGAAAAATTCAACAGTGTTTATGATTTTGCATATAACATTGAGGGGACTATTGAACAGATCAATCATGCAAACATTTTAAGTATGCTTACAGGTGTTTCGGGTAATAAGATAAGCGGTTCAGTAGACCTTGGATATTCAGATACAAGTGGTATTTTATGTTATTCAACAGATGGGTTGGAAAACCTTAAGGAATCTGAGGTAACAGCAGATACATTTAACGAGGAAAACTATAATAATACAAATCTTGTTAATGGAAGTCTTGTTTCCAAGGGAGATAATGCGTTTAAGCTGATAACCAGTGAAAACTGGAGTATTGTTATGCCATGGAATACTTCGTGGGAAGAGGAAGTTAAAGATGGAGAATATATAGAAGTTAATTTCCTTAAAAATGGCTATACAGCCTGGGGTAAAGCTTCTATTTTGAATAATTCCGATGGACAGTATCTATCGCTTAGTTTTACAAATTCGATGGTTAATTTTTCCAGTGAAAGATTTGTTGACATTGAGCTTATGACAGATGAAAAGAAAGGCTTTAAGATTCCAAATACATCTATTGTTCAAAAGGAGTTCTATCTTGTTCCGGAGGATTTTGTAACCAAGGGTGGGGATACAGATTCCGATGGATTTTTAAGAAGAGCCTACCTCGAGAACGGTGGAGAAACAACAGAATTTGTTGAAGCCGAAATATATGATAAAGTGGATGGAAATGTCTACGTTGCGACTGAGATATTTAACCCGGGAGATATTCTTATCAAGCCGGATTCACAGGATACATATACTATAAGCACAAAAGATTCTTTGACCGGCGTTTATAATATGAACAGTGGATTTGCCGATTTCAGAAAAATAAATGTATTATATTCAAATAAAGAATATTCAATAGTTGAATCAGGAACGATGTACGGTCTGAATGTTTATGACCATATCGTTCTTAATGGTGACGGAGTTTCTGATAAGGATCTTATGTTCCAGTAATTGTGAACTTGAGAATTATCTGATCAGCATTGATCATTCAAATTAGTAAAAAGCAGTAGTACTCAGGAGAATATAAAATGATATCAGTAGCAGAAAACCTTAAGAATGTTGAAAAGAAAATAGAGGAAGCCTGCCAAAAATCAGGCAGGAAGCGCGATGAAGTAACCTTAATTGCCGTAAGTAAGACTAAACCGATAGAGATGATAATGGAAGCCTATAATGAGGGTATCAGAGACTTTGGTGAAAATTATGTACAGGAGCTTGTAGATAAAATTGAAAAGCTTCCTAAGGATATACGCTGGCACATGATCGGTCATCTTCAAAGAAACAAGGTTAAATATATTATTGATAAGGTAGAATTGATTCATGGAGTGGATTCCCTTGCTCTTGCGAAAGAAATAAGTAAACAGGCTGCCAAGCATGAAATTACTGCGAACATTTTATTAGAAATAAATATCGCCGGTGAAGAAAGTAAATTTGGCTTTTCACCTGAAAAAGTGACTGACGAAGTGCAAGAAATCAGCGAATTGCCTAACATTAATGTGAAGGGAATTATGTGTTCGGCACCATATGTTGAAAATCCGGAAGATAATAGACAACATTTTGAGAAAATGTGTAAAATTTGTGTTGACATAAATTCAAAAATAAGTAATAATAGTTCTATAAATATAATTTCAATGGGAATGACTGGGGATTATCAGGTTGCGATAGAAGAAGGGGCAACTTTGGTACGTGTGGGAACCGGTATTTTCGGAGAAAGAGACTATAGTAAGTTAGCGTGAATAAGATATTTGTTAAGGATTTCTAAAGGCTAATACTGAGGGAGGATTGATTATGAGTTTATTAGATAAGTTCGTTAAGGCTATGAACATTAATGATGAAGATGATTATGATGATTACGATGATGATTATTTAGATGACGATGAGGAAGAATTCGAAGAGCGTAAGAGATTCAGCCGTAAGGAAGAGCCAAAGGTAGTTGAGACCAAGCCTTCGAGATCAGCAAAGATCACACCTATGCGTCAGGTGAAGAGAAGAAATGCTGACAGCGGCAGAGAGGTTTGCATGTTCAAACCTGCAGCTTCCGATGAGTCATGTGATATTATGGACGCACTTCTTGCAGACAGAACCGTTGTATTAAATCTTGAAGGTATCAATGAGGATGTTGCACAGAAGATCATCGATACTATTTCAGGTGCTTGTTATGCACTTGATGGAAACATGGTAAAGATTTCAAATTATATCTTTATCGTAGCTCCTAAGAGTGTAGAAATTTCAGGTGATTCTCAGGGCAGTGTTTTACAGAATGCCTTTGATTTACCGCTTGCAGTTGGAAGAATGTAATCAAATAAAAATTTTATGATTATTATGGAAGGCGGAACATGGTTTCCGCCTTCTTTTATGCATCTAAGATGCTGGTTTGTCCTAATTAACTGGCACTCGACTTTACGTGGAGGGAAAAATGTCAACATCTTTAACAGTAGCTGAAACTTCATCCGGACCATCATATAAAATAGTTATAGAAAATAACTTTTCAAAGCTTTTGGATAGTTTAAAAGAGCTTGATCTTAATGGCAGAAGAGCGTGTATCGTGACTGATAGTAATGTCGGACCATTATATGAAAAGGAAGTTCATGATATCATTTCAAATATTTTTTCTCTGGTTGAATCCGTTGTAATAAAAGCCGGAGAAGATAATAAAACACTTGATAATGTCAGACTGGTATACAGAAAACTTATAGAAAATCATTTTGACAGAAATGATGTTATAATTGCTCTTGGAGGTGGAGTAATAGGAGATCTTGCAGGATTTGCAGCGGCTACATATCTGAGAAAAATCCGCTTTATCCAGATACCTACAACGCTCCTTTCGCAGACGGACAGCTCTATAGGGGGTAAAACCGGAGTTGATTTTGAAGAATTCAAAAATATGGTAGGCGCTTTCCATCAGCCAGCGCTTGTATATATGAATATGTCGGTACTCTCAAGTCTTGATGGAAGGCAGTTTGCATCAGGAATGGCCGAAATATTGAAGCATGGTTTGATAAAAGATAAAAACTATTATGAATGGCTGATCAATAATTTTAATGAGATAAATGACAGAATACCTGAATATCTCGAAAAGATGATTAAGAGGAGCTGTGAGATCAAAGCCGCAGTTGTGGAAAAGGATCCGACAGAAAAAGGGGAAAGAGCCCTGCTTAACTTTGGACATACAATAGGGCATGCAATAGAGAAGTATATGGACTTTAAGCTTATGCATGGTGAATGTGTTGCGCTTGGTACTATAGCAGCCTCATGGATATCTTATAAAAGGGAGAATCTTGATACGGAAGAATTCTATGAAATCCGTGATATGTTCCTTCCTTTTGGCCTTCCGTTAACATTGGATGATGGAGTCGATATTGAGAAAATTATCGATATAACAAAATCGGATAAGAAAATGGATGGCGGACATGTGAAGTTTGTTTTATTAAAAAAGCCGGGAAAGGCTTATATTGATACTACGGTCACAGATGATGAAATGCGGGACGCTCTTAAGCAGCTTGTCATTTCAATGGATGACTAAGAATGCAGGTAAAAAAATGATTAAAGTCAGGAATGTTTTATATTGGTTTATAGATTTTATTTTAATAGTAGTTCTGGTAGCAGCAGATCAGTTTACAAAGAAGCTTGCAGTAGAACATTTAATGAATAAGGCACCTATTTCGGTCATAAAGGATTTCCTTATATTGGAATATCTGGAAAACAGAGGTGCGGCATTTGGAATGCTGCAGAATCAGAGCCTGTTTTTTATTGCCATAGGCGTTCTTTTCGTATGTATAATTGTTGTTGCTCTGGTAAGAATCCCCACATATGGAAAATATCATTTTCTCAGATTTCTTCTGAGTCTGATCACGGCCGGAGCAATCGGTAATATGATAGACAGGGTTACACTTAAATATGTTATTGATTTTATTTATGTAATATATATTGATTTCCCTGTATTCAATGTTGCAGATATCTATGTCACACTAGGGACAGCAGCACTTCTCATAACAATTCTTTTTGTATGGAAAGAAGATGATCTGGATATGAAGAAGGCTAATAATCCCAAAATACATTCTGCTTTTCTGAACCCTGAAAACAAGTCAGAAAAGTAATGAAGGATGAGGATTTTAGATGAAAGAAGAACATATAGAAAAGTATTCTTTTGTTATAGATTCTGATGATGCAGATGAAAGAATAGATAAATATCTTGCGTATGCAGTGGAGAATCTTTCGAGATCATATATTCAGAAAATCATAGATAATGGCGGAGTTACTGTAAATTCAAAAAATGTTAAAGCACGAACGGTTCTTAAAGAAGGCGATCTGGTTGAACTTATAGTTCCTGAGAAAATAGTTCCGGAAATAGAGGCTGAGAATATTCCGATAGATGTCTTATATGAAGATGATGATCTAATTGTTGTTAATAAACCGAAGGGGATGGTTGTTCATCCGGCTGCAGGCCATTACAGCGGGACACTTGTTAATGCTCTATTATATCATTGTAAGGATCTCTCGGGAATTAATGGTGTTATGCGACCCGGAATAGTTCATAGAATCGATATGAATACAACAGGTTCACTTCTTATTTGCAAAAATGATTTCGCGCACAGGATAATTGCTGAACAGCTTAAAGATCATAGCATAAAGCGAAGATATGCTGCAATAGTTGAGGGTAAAGTTAAAGAAGATGGTGTAATAGATAAACCTATTGGACGCAGTATCAAAGACAGGAAAAAAATGGCTGTTACACCAAACGGTAAAAATGCAGTTACTCATTTCAAGGTGCTTGCTTCGACCGATAAATACAGTTATATTGAATGCAGGCTTGAGACAGGAAGAACACATCAGATAAGGGTTCACATGGCTTCTATTGGTCATCCGGTTGTCGGTGATGATGTTTATGGACACCCTGCAAAAGGGCTTGAGGGACAGACTCTTCATGCCAGAATCCTTGGCTTTATACAGCCTCATAGCAGAGAGTATATTGAAACAGAAGCTCCGCTGCCCAAGTATTTTGAAGAACTATTGGATAAGTATTCTTTAAGATGATTAAAAGTAACTCTTATAGTATTTGATTGATATTTCAGCTTTTTGTAAGTGATATACAGTTAAAAAATTTTTTAAAATAACTAAAGAATCTCGAATAAGCCAATGTCTTATTCGAGATTCTTTTTAGTTATTTTGAAATTGCTTCTATGAACTGATCTGCATAATATTCGTCTAGAGTTTCACATCCTCCTGCAAAGTTATAATTATCAAAAAGATATGCGCCGGTTTTATCTTCGAAATAAGTTATCTCATAATTATCAATTATAATTTTTGTTGCTTCAGAACCTTCGTATGTGGTCTCATAGAGATTACATTTTTTGTATATATATGATTCTCCGTTGGATACCCATGCAGTGAAGGAGTCATCTGTCTGATAGAGTACGAGCAGGATTTCATCGCCTTCACCACTGTCTGCGTGTATAGCTGTAATGAAATCTGCGTCCGGATCGACTATTTTGTTGGCTGCTTCTGCTTTTGACGGGTTAAAAACTGCGAGTAAAATAAATGCTGATATTGCTGCTATGGTAAATAACTTTGTAAGATTTTTCATAATTTCTTTCCTCCTGATATTTATTATCTTTTCAACAATTATATATACGGATATTAATGTTGAACGGTATAGAAAAAAATGATTTTTAACTTGTACAGTTGAAATTGTGATTATTGCAATTACAATATTGCAGGTGCATAAAAACTGGCTATATGTTATAATATAGTTAAATTTAGAGGATATCTTTTGTAAATATTTTCTATTCGGGAAAGGACGGCATCCGCATGAAAACAGTTATTACGATAGGAAGACAGTTTGGTTCAGGTGGACGTGAAATCGGGGAAAAACTTGCAGAGCACTTTAATATTAAATGTTACGATAAAGAATTGCTGACGAAAGCTGCAAAAGATAGCGGGCTATGTGAAGAGGTCTTTGAAAATCATGATGAGAGACCTACGAGCTCGTTTCTTTATAATCTTGTCATGGACACATATTCTTTTGGTTATACCAATTCAACATATGTGGATATGCCGGTATCGCACAAGGTTTTTCTTGCTCAGTTTGATACAATAAAGAAAATAGCAGCAGAGGGACCGTGTGTGATAGTTGGAAGATGCGCTGATTATGCGTTACAGGATTTTGATAATGTATTAAATCTTTTCATTTATTCAAAACTTGAAGATAAAGTAGAACGTATAATGAAACGTTTTGATGATATTACATCACCGGAAAAGGCTAAGGAATTCATCAGAAAAAAAGATAAACAGAGAAAAAGTTATTATGACTATTATTCATCGAAGAGATGGGGACATGTAGATACTTATGACCTGGCAATTGACAGTTCTGTACTTGGAATTGATGGAACTGTAAATCTGATATGCCAGTATATAGAGGATTACGAAAAGAGAAAAGTTGATAAGTGATTCAGCTATAAATAAAAGCCCGGGTGATTTGCCCGGGCTTTATTATTGAGCCCTGGGGACTTTGTTTGTTACTGTTCACAGGCAAACTGCGCACTCCGCTGCGCAGTTATGCCACAATAACTTTGACTGAACACTGGGTTTTGCCCATTGCCGTAGGCAATCTTAAATGGCAAAACCCGTTACTGGAGCACGCTGAAAGCGTGTGAACAGTAACCTTTGTTTTTGGGCTTGTTTTGCCTTTAATAACAGGGCTTTCATTTTTATAAATTCAAGTCTATAATTATAGTAGCGTATATTTTTAATTCGCGAATAATTATATCGGAGATAATTGCTTATGAGATTTAAGCCTGATAAAAAATATGTTTACTGGGGTGTTACAGCCTTTTTGGTTATCATAGCCTGTCTTTTTGTATCTTTCATGTTCTATAATTTTTCTGCGTTTTCAAAGGGGATATCAAAATTTTCTGCAGTGCTTACACCTGTAGTTAATGGATTTATAATTGCTTACCTTCTTTCACCATTAATGGATTTTTTTGAATATAGGGCACTTCCGTCCTTTTGCAAAATGCTGAAAATAAATGAAGAAAAAAGCAAGAAGCCGATTCACTATAGCTCGGTGTTTTTATCGATATTTTGTCTGCTTCTGGTTATATACGCATTCTTTCAGTTACTTGTTCCGCAGTTAATATCAAGTACCAAGAGCATTATTAATTCATTTCCTGAGTATCTTGTTAGTTTCAATGATTTTGTGGATGATCTCTTTAAGAATAATGAAGATCTCAATGAGCTTGTTACAAGCTATTCGGGAGATATAGAAGATTTTTTCAATAAGAATGCAATGCCGCAATTGAATGAGGCTATATCGAATCTCTCATCCGGAATATATACAGGTATTTCCAGTGGAATATCTTTTGTAAGGAATCTTATTTTAGGTCTTATTCTTTCAATCTATATACTTGCCAGCAAGGATATGTTTTTAGGACAATTCCGAAAGGTACTTTTTGCGATACTAAACAGAAAGACAGCAAAGAATATTGTAAACGAAATGCATTTTATAAATTTTACATTTCAGAATTATATTGTGAGCAGTGTTGTGGATTCGACCATTATAGGAATTCTTTGTTTTGTAACCTGCCTTATTCTTGGAATCCCATTTCCAACACTTATAAGTGTTATCGTCGGTGTGACGAATATAATACCATTTTTTGGACCTTTTTTGGGGGCAATACCAAGTGCTTTTTTGATCTTACTTGCTGAACCGATAAAATGTTTGTACTTCTTAATATTAATATTAGTCCTGCAGCAATGTGATGGTAACTTAATAAAGCCAAAGCTTTTTGGAAGTTCTACCGGACTTCCGGGATTCTGGGTTCTGTTTTCGATACTGGTTGGCGGAGGACTTTTTGGAATTCCGGGAATGTATCTTGGCGTACCGGTTTTTGCAGTAATTTATATTTATACCAAAAAGACAATTACAAAAAAACTTTCCTCAAAGGGGCTTCCGACTTCAACACATTATTATATGCTTAATGGACATCAGGACAATAAACTGGATTCGCTTTAATTGGAATAAAAACAGGCTGCTGCACTGATCAGTGTAACAGCCTGTTTTTTATAATATTTTTTCAGCGATTATATGAACATCTTTGTTTTTGGTATTTATATGTATATCATCACATAATTCTAATAATAATATTTTTTCAAGATCTTTATTGTTAGTATTTGTTGTATCATCATTAAATCTCCATATATCAT is from Lachnospiraceae bacterium C1.1 and encodes:
- a CDS encoding penicillin-binding transpeptidase domain-containing protein, with translation MLENIKDKLINIFTSRIFVLTMIIMLLFAVITYRLFVLQIINGESYLDNFTLKIERNKTIASTRGTIYDRNGNVLASDKLAYSVTIEDNYDTDDNYNMKLNDTIYKLINIVEKNGDKLNNDFDIIIDADGNYSYTLTGTKQLRFLADIYGRTQIDDLAYKESSATPDEVMSYLCSSKKYGIGKYTLKDDGTYDFIPEEGYSKSEILKIVTVRYSLNLNSYQKYLATVIATNVNESTVAEVMENKDLLQGVDIAEDTVRTYIDDPSFSHILGYTGKISDEELTAYNESISQNEGSNLYELNDMVGKAGIEQYMEKELQGIKGSQTIFVDNLGRVQETGEKVDPIAGNDLYLTIDSDLQKAVYQILEQKIAGILISKIRDVKTYVSTTGSSSDIIIPITDVYYALFDNNFISIASMSEKDAGEYEKQVQALYDEREASILEALRNELSSSNTIYENLSEEMQVYESYIVSMLQNSNVGVFDSSKVDTENDVYKNWKQGKISLSEYLKEAIACGWINTTKLGNSEKYLDSEEIYDSLLNFIINKLSDDLSFSKKIYKYMILNDVISGKQICHIMFEQGKLNDSDGKLAGLDSGEISAYNFILKRIRSLEITPADLALDPCSGSCVVTDVNTGEVLALVSYPSYDNSKLANSIDAAYYSALTVDQSLPLYNYATQQETAPGSTFKPVSATAGLEEGVISPGETIDCVGIFEKITPSPKCWIYPNGTHGNLNVIGAIQNSCNFFFYEVGYRLASLTGRYDSDSGLAIIKKYADMYGLTEKSGIEITESEPEVSTQDAVRSAIGQGNHAYTTVGLSRYVTTVANEGTCFNLSLIDKLTDSDGSLIEDFEPDVRNYVDVASSTWDNVHEGMRMAVVEDYDAFEDFPITAAGKTGTAQQITTRPNHALFVGFAPYDKPEISIATRIAYGYTSANAAEVSRDVFKYYFKLDDKDNIITGTAVLPDSAEIGD
- a CDS encoding FtsW/RodA/SpoVE family cell cycle protein, whose amino-acid sequence is MPRKYRLKNYDFLLVLLAVLISIYGIFIIGSAKTSFQPRQIGGLCLGIALMVVISLVDYQTVLNFYWVFYILNIVLLLAVQFFGREVNNATRWISIAGIQFQPSEATKFLLILFFAKLIMKFKDKISRFGVLLILIALFAAPWYLVYSQPDLSTSIVIFLIFVSMIFIGGLSWKIIGGVLAVTVPLAIIGLVLVIQPNQQIIKGYQQTRILAWLDPEKYSNQEAYQQQNSITAIGSGQLTGKGYKNNEVASVKNANFISEPQTDFIFAIVGEELGFMGSMAIVILVMAIILRIVQIGFGADDLSGTLVCAGVAAHIGFQTFMNIAVATGLMPNTGIPLPFISYGMTSLVCLFMEIGVVLNIGLQKIRENYFVFRA
- a CDS encoding methylglyoxal synthase; this encodes MNIGLVAHDAKKKLMQNFCIAYRGILAKNDLYATGTTGRLIEEVTNLNIHKFLAGHLGGEQQLGAQIEHNQIDLVIFLRDPLTPKRNEPDVNNVVRLCDVHNIPLATNLATAELLIKSLDRGDLEWREMYK
- a CDS encoding D-alanyl-D-alanine carboxypeptidase family protein, whose product is MKCISNFQMRGRLSGKRLFPLLISIAVLLTGCGSKHFDYAFDANNSQSAFRFDTSNENDIADSFASNLAVVSGDVIAGEEVSTGENSYGSAILVNSDSNEVLFSKNANAKLYPASMTKVMTALVALENCDKDKILTADANCLISEEGAQLAGLQVGDTMTLDQALHILLIYSANDVAVMIADNIGGSVEGFADMMNAKAAQLGATNTHFVNPHGLHDENHYTTAYDMYLMFNAACKYEEFTEIINMSTYTTSYKHANGNSIDFTCNSTNRFITGKIYAPTNITVMGGKTGTTLAAGACLVMLSKDTKGASYISCVMKGTNIDATYGKTKAMLEIIE
- a CDS encoding twitching motility protein PilT — encoded protein: MVQLIVGEKGKGKTKVLLDRVNETVSSAKGNIQFVDKDLSHMYELKNKIRLVNVSDYDITNADEFVGFVSGIISADHDLEELFIDRFLKVSFLDNISNSSDFLRKLDTISSKFNVKVTISLSGSVSELPDDLKEKVAIAL